The DNA sequence CGCTCCCGTCAGCGGCTCTCGCGATCTCCGCGATCTGACTGCGGCTCTGTCGCGGCTCCTTCGCCCTCCGGCGCGGGTTGATCGAGCAGCGCGGCTGTGCTGGCGCGACGGCCTTTCAGGAGATGGCCATAGCGCAAGGTCATGGCCAGGGTCTTGTGCCGCAGGAAGTCCCGCACGTCGTTGAGGGTCGCGCCCCGGTCGAGCAGTTCGGTCGCGGCCTGGTGCCGGAGATCGTGGAACTTGAACTTATCGACCCCCTTCCCGCCGCAGGTCGAGCAGGAGCGGTCGGGCTTGCCTTCGTTGGCCGCGAGGCACGCGCAGGGGCGCTTCAGGCCGGCGGCTTCGACGGCGAGGTCGAAGCGATAGCGGAGCTTCTGGCGGTCGACGCTGAAGACTGGGAGGGAAGGGTTGATCGGGCGGGGGAGACCCTCTAGCAGGGAGCGAGTCGTTGCGTTCATCTCGACGGTGCCGGTGCAGCCGTTCTTCGCATCGCGGAAGGTGATGATACCGCGCTTGAAGTCGATGTCCCGCCAGGTCAGCTTGAAGATCTCCCCCTGACGTGCTCCCGTGAAGCGAGCGAAGGTCACGACCGGCCGCACCCAGTCCGGACACGCCGACATCAGTGCCTTCATCTCGTCGACGCTCAGGTGCTTCACGCGCTCGTTGTGGACCTCGGGCCGCTCGATGTTGAGCGCGGGGTTCTCCTGCAGCTTGTGCAGCGCGACGGCTTTCTTGAAGAGTCGCTTGATCACCTGAACCTCCTGCAGGACCGTTGCTGGCTGCCTCTCGGTTTCTCTCTCGGCCTTGAAGTCGACGAGCATCTGGGTCGTGATGGCGGAGAGGTTGATCTTCCAGCGCTTCTTCAGGGCGTCGAGGATCTCCCGATCCCTCCGCGCGGACTTCTTATTCGCGCAGAAGGTCCGGAAGTAGTAGTCCGCGTACTCGCCGAACGTCATCGGGGTCGGCTTGAACGGGCGATGGCCATGCGTTGACTCGTAGACCTCGTCTTTGAAGACCTCGACCCGCTTTGCCTTCATCGCGGTCGCGGCTTCTTGCTTCGAGTCCGCGCTGCCGCAGTAGCGCTTCCCGTTGCGGCGGAACTCGAAGCACCAGCGAGGTGAGCCGGGCCTTTGGAAAGGGGCTCTCATCCCTGCACCGCCTTCCTCGGCCACTTGCCTGTCGCCAGGCGCGATTCAGCCGCGCGGTTCATGCTGATGCCCAGGTCCTTTGCTGTCTTCGAGAGCAGAGTCTTCACCGCGGGATCGATCTTGAAGACCACCTGCACAC is a window from the Candidatus Dormiibacterota bacterium genome containing:
- a CDS encoding site-specific integrase, coding for MKAKRVEVFKDEVYESTHGHRPFKPTPMTFGEYADYYFRTFCANKKSARRDREILDALKKRWKINLSAITTQMLVDFKAERETERQPATVLQEVQVIKRLFKKAVALHKLQENPALNIERPEVHNERVKHLSVDEMKALMSACPDWVRPVVTFARFTGARQGEIFKLTWRDIDFKRGIITFRDAKNGCTGTVEMNATTRSLLEGLPRPINPSLPVFSVDRQKLRYRFDLAVEAAGLKRPCACLAANEGKPDRSCSTCGGKGVDKFKFHDLRHQAATELLDRGATLNDVRDFLRHKTLAMTLRYGHLLKGRRASTAALLDQPAPEGEGAATEPQSDRGDRESR